A window of Suncus etruscus isolate mSunEtr1 chromosome 4, mSunEtr1.pri.cur, whole genome shotgun sequence contains these coding sequences:
- the LOC126005902 gene encoding 60S ribosomal protein L15-like, with protein sequence MRFLLRVSCWQYRQLSALDWTPRPTWPDKAHRLGYQAKQGYVIYRIHVHLDCRKWLVPKGTTYDKPGINQLKFSQNLQSVAEERAGCHCGALRILNSYWVGRGSTYKFFDVILIDPFHKAIRRNPDTQWITNPVHKHREMLGLISAGRKSCGLGKGHKFYHTICGSHNAAWRTHNTL encoded by the coding sequence ATGCGATTTCTCTTGCGAGTGAGCTGCTGGCAGTATCGCCAGCTCTCAGCTCTGGACTGGACTCCGAGGCCCACCTGGCCGGATAAGGCGCACAGGCTGGGATACCAGGCCAAGCAAGGTTATGTCATCTACCGCATTCATGTGCACCTTGACTGTCGCAAATGGCTGGTGCCCAAGGGAACAACGTATGACAAGCCCGGTATCAACCAGCTCAAGTTTTCCCAGAACCTTCAGTCTGTGGCTGAGGAACGAGCTGGATGCCACTGCGGGGCTCTGAGAATCCTGAATTCTTACTGGGTTGGTAGAGGTTCTACATACAAATTCTTCGACGTTATCCTCATCGATCCATTTCATAAAGCTATCAGAAGAAATCCTGATACCCAGTGGATCACAAATCCAGTCCACAAGCACAGAGAGATGCTAGGGCTGATTTCTGCAGGCCGCAAGAGCTGTGGTCTTGGAAAGGGTCACAAATTCTACCACACTATTTGTGGCTCTCACAATGCAGCTTGGAGAACGCACAATACTCTCTAG